The following coding sequences lie in one Pseudoxanthomonas sp. SE1 genomic window:
- a CDS encoding PLP-dependent cysteine synthase family protein, with amino-acid sequence MTTAARDWTAQAIQRIEADFNRSADTHLIPLPLPGFPGIDVYLKDESSHPTGSLKHRLARSLFLYSLANGWLREGAPVIEASSGSTAVSEAYFARLLGLPFIAVMPSSTSPDKIAAIQFQGGRCHLVEEAGAINAVSRQLARETGGHFMDQFTYAERATDWRANNNIAESIFKQMEAEPHPVPAWIVCSPGTGGTSATLGRYVRYRRHPTRVLCADPEHSVFFDQYRGACGGCDDTTLTCGRGSGIEGIGRPHCEPSFIPACIDAMLKVPDALSLGAMRHVSAVLGRRVGGSTGTNFVGILAAAARMRDEGLAGSIVSILCDSGERYAHSYYNRDWYLERGIPIVESDDAIAAAVAGRGLPPLAQADWPN; translated from the coding sequence GTGACCACGGCAGCGCGTGACTGGACGGCGCAGGCGATCCAGCGCATCGAAGCGGACTTCAACCGGTCCGCCGATACCCACCTTATCCCGCTGCCGTTGCCTGGTTTTCCCGGCATCGACGTCTACCTGAAGGACGAATCCAGCCATCCGACAGGCAGTCTGAAGCACCGGCTGGCGCGCTCGCTGTTCCTGTACTCGCTGGCGAACGGCTGGCTGCGCGAAGGCGCGCCGGTGATCGAGGCGTCCAGCGGGTCGACGGCCGTGTCCGAAGCCTATTTCGCGCGACTGCTGGGGCTGCCGTTCATCGCGGTCATGCCGTCGTCCACGTCGCCGGACAAGATCGCCGCGATCCAGTTCCAGGGCGGTCGCTGCCATCTGGTCGAGGAGGCGGGCGCGATCAACGCCGTGTCGCGGCAACTCGCGCGCGAGACCGGTGGCCATTTCATGGACCAGTTCACCTATGCCGAACGCGCCACCGACTGGCGTGCGAACAACAACATCGCCGAATCGATCTTCAAGCAGATGGAGGCCGAGCCGCACCCGGTCCCGGCATGGATCGTCTGCAGCCCGGGCACCGGCGGCACCAGTGCCACGCTGGGGCGTTACGTGCGCTACCGCCGGCATCCGACGCGCGTGCTGTGCGCGGACCCTGAGCATTCGGTGTTCTTCGACCAGTACCGGGGCGCGTGCGGGGGCTGCGATGACACCACGCTGACCTGCGGGCGCGGCTCCGGCATCGAAGGCATCGGTCGCCCTCACTGCGAACCGAGCTTCATCCCGGCCTGCATCGACGCCATGCTCAAGGTGCCGGATGCGCTGAGCCTGGGCGCCATGCGCCATGTCAGCGCCGTGCTGGGGCGGCGCGTGGGCGGATCGACCGGCACCAATTTCGTCGGCATCCTCGCGGCCGCCGCGCGCATGCGCGATGAAGGCCTGGCCGGTTCCATCGTCAGCATCCTGTGCGACAGCGGTGAACGCTACGCGCACAGCTACTACAACCGGGACTGGTATCTGGAGCGCGGCATCCCCATCGTGGAGAGCGACGATGCCATCGCCGCCGCCGTTGCCGGACGCGGGCTGCCCCCGCTGGCACAGGCCGACTGGCCGAACTGA
- the queC gene encoding 7-cyano-7-deazaguanine synthase QueC, with amino-acid sequence MKNAVVLLSGGMDSAVVVAIAREQGFAVHALSVRYGQRHTSELDAATRVARSLGAVAHKTVHVDLRSIGGSALTDDIDVPEAGGAGIPVTYVPARNTIMLSVALGWAEVLGASDIFCGVNAVDYSGYPDCRPEFIEAFEKLANLATKAGVEGAGLRIQAPLLHMSKADIVREGVRLGVDFAQTVSCYQADGQGRACGHCDACRLRAAGFADAGVPDPTHYA; translated from the coding sequence ATGAAAAACGCCGTCGTCCTTCTCTCCGGTGGCATGGACTCCGCCGTCGTTGTCGCCATCGCCCGTGAGCAGGGTTTCGCCGTGCACGCGCTGAGCGTGCGCTACGGCCAGCGGCACACGTCCGAACTGGATGCCGCCACGCGCGTCGCCCGGTCACTCGGCGCCGTCGCCCACAAGACCGTGCATGTAGACCTGCGCAGTATCGGCGGCTCCGCGCTGACCGACGACATCGACGTGCCCGAAGCCGGCGGCGCGGGCATCCCGGTCACCTACGTGCCCGCCCGCAACACCATCATGCTGTCGGTCGCGCTGGGCTGGGCCGAGGTGCTGGGCGCCAGCGACATTTTCTGCGGCGTCAACGCGGTGGACTACTCCGGCTATCCGGACTGCCGCCCCGAGTTCATCGAAGCCTTCGAGAAGCTCGCCAACCTGGCCACCAAGGCGGGTGTCGAGGGGGCGGGCCTGCGCATCCAGGCGCCGCTGCTGCACATGAGCAAGGCCGATATCGTGCGCGAGGGTGTGCGGCTGGGCGTCGACTTCGCGCAGACCGTGTCCTGCTACCAGGCCGACGGGCAGGGCCGCGCCTGTGGCCACTGCGATGCGTGCCGCCTGCGCGCCGCGGGTTTCGCCGATGCCGGCGTGCCGGACCCCACGCACTACGCGTGA
- the queE gene encoding 7-carboxy-7-deazaguanine synthase QueE produces the protein MNDAARPSEIVQSPLERLKITEIFLSLQGEANAVGWPTVFVRLTGCPLRCQYCDTAYAFHGGEWREIDDIVAEVARHGVRHVCVTGGEPLSQKRCLLLLRKLCDAGHDVSLETSGAIDIADVDPRVSRVVDLKTPGSNEMARNRLENLPLLTARDQVKFVLCGRADYEWARGMLAEHRLAERCDVLFSPSKSELEPRELADWIIADRLPVRFQMQLHKLLWNDEPGR, from the coding sequence ATGAATGACGCCGCCCGCCCCAGCGAGATCGTCCAGTCCCCGCTGGAACGCCTCAAGATCACCGAGATTTTCCTGTCCCTGCAGGGAGAGGCGAATGCGGTCGGCTGGCCCACGGTCTTCGTGCGCCTGACCGGGTGCCCGCTGCGATGCCAGTACTGCGACACGGCCTACGCCTTCCATGGCGGCGAGTGGCGCGAGATCGACGACATCGTGGCCGAGGTTGCCCGCCATGGCGTCCGCCACGTCTGCGTCACCGGTGGTGAACCGCTCTCGCAGAAGCGCTGCCTGCTGTTGCTGCGAAAACTGTGCGACGCCGGCCATGACGTCTCGCTGGAGACCTCCGGCGCCATCGACATCGCCGACGTGGATCCGCGCGTGTCGCGCGTGGTGGACCTGAAGACGCCCGGCTCGAACGAAATGGCGCGCAACCGCTTGGAGAACCTGCCGCTGCTCACCGCGCGCGACCAGGTGAAGTTCGTGCTCTGCGGCCGCGCCGACTACGAGTGGGCGCGCGGCATGCTGGCCGAGCACCGCCTGGCCGAGCGCTGCGATGTGCTGTTCTCGCCCAGCAAGTCCGAACTGGAGCCGCGCGAACTCGCGGACTGGATCATCGCCGATCGCTTGCCGGTGCGCTTCCAGATGCAGTTGCACAAGCTGCTGTGGAACGACGAGCCGGGGCGTTGA
- the ybgF gene encoding tol-pal system protein YbgF encodes MSVKTYMLVLAAALVAAAPAQAQRVSLADRVAALEAKANNPQQNLDLLNRITQQESELRTLRAQLEQLQHENEQLKQRTRDQYLDLDGRLNRLEGGAAPTPEGTTPVSPPLGSQTPVSPPTTASASATVATTEQPPSVHGDMGAMSAAGDERTAYNVAFDRLKAGEYADAAQLFTSFLQLYPGGVYAPNALYWLGESYYVTQNYALAADQFRALLAQYPTHDKAPGALLKMGLCDYGLGKLPEAERTLGEVVTRYPGTDVARTADDRLRAIQLGRLR; translated from the coding sequence ATGAGCGTGAAGACGTACATGCTGGTACTGGCGGCGGCCCTCGTGGCCGCCGCTCCCGCCCAGGCGCAGCGCGTCAGCCTGGCCGACCGTGTGGCCGCGCTGGAAGCAAAGGCCAACAACCCACAGCAGAACCTCGATCTGCTCAATCGCATCACCCAGCAGGAATCCGAGTTGCGGACCCTGAGGGCGCAGTTGGAGCAGCTCCAGCACGAGAACGAGCAGCTCAAGCAACGGACCCGCGACCAGTACCTCGACCTGGACGGTCGCCTCAATCGCCTGGAGGGCGGTGCGGCGCCGACGCCGGAGGGCACGACGCCGGTCAGCCCACCCTTGGGCAGCCAGACTCCCGTATCTCCGCCGACCACCGCGTCGGCATCCGCTACGGTAGCGACCACCGAGCAGCCCCCCAGCGTTCATGGCGACATGGGCGCGATGTCCGCTGCCGGCGATGAGCGCACCGCGTACAACGTCGCGTTCGACCGCCTGAAGGCTGGCGAGTACGCCGACGCGGCCCAGCTGTTCACCAGTTTCCTCCAGCTCTATCCCGGCGGCGTGTATGCGCCCAACGCGTTGTACTGGCTGGGCGAGAGCTATTACGTCACCCAGAACTACGCGCTGGCCGCCGACCAGTTCCGTGCCTTGCTGGCGCAGTACCCCACCCACGACAAGGCACCCGGGGCATTGCTGAAGATGGGCCTGTGCGATTACGGCCTGGGCAAATTGCCCGAAGCCGAACGCACCCTCGGTGAGGTCGTCACCAGGTATCCGGGCACCGATGTCGCCCGCACTGCCGACGACCGCCTGCGCGCCATCCAGCTCGGCCGCCTGCGCTGA
- the pal gene encoding peptidoglycan-associated lipoprotein Pal has translation MNNTARVLMLSLMSVAVLAGCKKAVKPEQPTDTTTTTPTTPTTPTTSGVYGPNDLDTDACLRQRVVYFDLDQDALKPEFQAIMGCHAKYLRDRPSSRISLEGHADERGSREYNLGLGERRGNAVNSALQASGGSAAQLTVVSYGEERPVCTDSSESCWSQNRRVEIVYTAK, from the coding sequence ATGAACAACACCGCCCGTGTTCTGATGCTGTCCCTGATGTCCGTCGCCGTGCTCGCAGGCTGCAAGAAGGCCGTCAAGCCGGAACAGCCGACCGACACCACGACGACGACACCCACCACGCCAACCACGCCGACCACCTCCGGTGTGTATGGACCGAACGACCTGGACACCGACGCCTGCCTGCGCCAGCGCGTGGTGTACTTCGACCTCGACCAGGATGCCCTGAAGCCGGAATTCCAGGCCATCATGGGTTGCCATGCCAAGTACCTGCGTGACCGTCCGTCCTCGCGCATCTCGCTGGAAGGCCATGCCGACGAGCGCGGCAGCCGCGAGTACAACCTGGGCCTGGGCGAGCGTCGCGGCAACGCGGTGAACTCGGCCCTGCAGGCCAGCGGTGGCTCGGCTGCCCAGCTGACCGTGGTCAGCTACGGCGAAGAGCGTCCGGTCTGCACCGACTCCAGCGAATCCTGCTGGTCGCAGAACCGTCGCGTCGAGATCGTGTACACGGCGAAGTAA